The Pygocentrus nattereri isolate fPygNat1 chromosome 17, fPygNat1.pri, whole genome shotgun sequence genome window below encodes:
- the sagb gene encoding S-arrestin b: MSPKHVIYKKLSRDKSVGVYMGRRDFVDHCDFVDPVDGVVLLDPELTKGKKVYVMLSCTFRYGRDDLDMLGMAFRRDIFLCTRQVYPPLQDRDRSIHTKIQERLLRKLGNNAYPFFFEFPDNLPCSVALQPAATDVGKHCAVEFEVKAFCADNQDEKGQKRSTVRLAIRKVQYAPEKGGPVPSNETTCEFMMSDKPLHMSVSLDKETYYHGEPINVSVNIDNSSSKDMKNITVSVEQVTNVVLYSNDKYVKSVAIEETSDSVPSGTSLKKVYTLCPLLDSNRESRGLALDGKLKHEDTNLASSTIVKDEVLKEVLGMLVAYRVVVRGTAAGMIGSSEVAVEVPFLLMHPEPSAVKESDGDDDMVFEEFKRSYLKGVIGDDDESPAEP, encoded by the exons ATGAGTCCCAAACACGTCATTTATAAGAAGCTCTCCCGCGACAAATCC GTGGGCGTTTACATGGGAAGGCGGGACTTTGTGGATCACTGTGACTTTGTTGATCCTGTTG ATGGTGTTGTGCTGCTCGATCCTGAGCtaacaaaaggaaagaaag TTTATGTCATGCTGTCGTGCACGTTTCGTTATGGGCGGGATGACTTGGATATGTTGGGGATGGCATTCCGGAGAGACATTTTCTTGTGCACACGACAAGTTTACCCTCCACTGCAGGACCGAGATCGCTCCATCCACACCAAAATTCAAGAGAGACTTCTGCGCAAACTAGGGAACAATGCCTACCCATTCTTTTTTGAG TTTCCAGATAACCTGCCATGCTCTGTGGCTCTGCAGCCAGcagctactgatgttggaaag CATTGTGCCGTGGAGTTTGAGGTGAAGGCATTCTGTGCTGACAATCAGGATGAGAAGGGTCAGAAAAG gagCACAGTGCGTTTGGCCATAAGAAAGGTTCAGTATGCTCctgaaaaagggggtccagttCCCTCAAATGAGACCACCTGTGAGTTTATGATGTCAGACAAGCCTCTAcacatgtctgtctctctggaTAAGGAG ACGTATTATCACGGGGAACCTATTAACGTCAGTGTGAACATCGATAACAGCTCCAGCAAAGACATGAAGAACATCACAGTCTCAG tggagCAGGTCACTAATGTGGTGTTGTACTCCAACGATAAGTACGTTAAATCTGTGGCAATTGAGGAAACTTC TGACTCTGTGCCATCTGGGACCAGCCTGAAGAAAGTTTACACCCTCTGCCCCCTGTTGGACAGTAACCGTGAGAGTCGTGGCCTCGCTCTGGATGGAAAACTGAAGCATGAGGACACCAACCTGGCCTCCTCCACCAT agtgaAGGACGAGGTGCTGAAGGAGGTTCTGGGGATGCTGGTGGCCTACAGAGTGGTGGTCCGAGGCACCGCAGCTGG TATGATCGGTTCCAG tgaggtcgCTGTTGAAGTGCCGTTCCTGCTTATGCACCCTGAACCTTCTGCAG TTAAAGAGAG TGATGGAGATGATGACATGGTCTTTGAGGAGTTCAAGCGTTCCTATCTCAAGGGCGTCATTGGTGATGATGACGAATCTCCGGCGGAACCCTGA
- the LOC108411835 gene encoding collagen alpha-1(X) chain, whose translation MLHQRKTMWSPLALWFLVVRCMSMPDDRNFSPTYSPVDTLPLDPGVTPGPTPDLSYCQMLLEAPVPPPADQVPWFCMCSTCPNNMGQKGERGDRGLPGIPGYPGPRGLMGVRGPQGLTGRQGLKGQKGEEGVKGDPGVVGRQGPKGEPGPKGDKGEPGVDGPAGDPGPKGEDGQCPVNCESVQGPPGEPGLPGPAGPPGIPGLNGDPGARGLKGDAGVTGTPGIPGTPGQKGEQGLEGNCSCHDGAKGNTGPVGAKGEKGEVGVAGRQGVQGNTGPKGDQGDMGMMGMPGPCSPTIQSAFCAAMNTVLPPPNMPVAFTRVIYNLQQHYNPTTGIYMAPINGTYVFSYHLVASGRILKVGLFWNFQPVVKSTEVSDLGSTSQQVTLHLSEGDRVWLQVRDTSSNGLYTSSESSSTFSGYLLYPDSCDEISGKDFVLPGPEIHEEYSWEGNWHT comes from the exons ATGCTTCATCAGAGGAAGACG ATGTGGAGCCCTTTGGCTCTGTGGTTTTTGGTGGTCCGCTGCATGTCTATGCCAGATGACCGCAACTTCTCCCCGACATATTCACCCGTTGACACCCTGCCACTTGATCCTGGGGTGACACCAGGACCAACCCCTGACCTCTCCTACTGCCAGATGCTGCTGGAGGCTCCAGTGCCGCCCCCTGCGGATCAGGTGCCCTGGTTCTGTATGTGCTCAACCTGCCCCAACAACATGGGGCAGAAGGGAGAACGAGGAGACCGTGGCCTACCAG GAATTCCAGGCTACCCTGGGCCAAGGGGGCTTATGGGAGTCCGCGGCCCACAGGGGTTGACTGGTCGTCAGGGGTTAAAGg GTCAGAAAGGTGAAGAGGGAGTGAAAGGTGACCCAGGTGTAGTGGGACGCCAGGGCCCTAAGGGAGAACCTGGACCAAAAG GCGATAAGGGTGAGCCTGGTGTGGATGGGCCAGCAGGTGACCCAGGTCCGAAGGGGGAGGACGGTCAGTGCCCAGTCAACTGTGAGAGTGTGCAGGGGCCTCCTGGTGAGCCAGGTCTGCCAGGCCCTGCAGGTCCCCCTGGAATACCTGGGCTTAATGGCGATCCAGGTGCAAGGGGTCTGAAGGGTGATGCTGGAGTTACGGGTACCCCTGGCATCCCCGGTACTCCTGGTCAGAAAGGAGAGCAGGGCTTAGAGGGCAACTGCAGCTGCCATGATGGAGCCAAGGGGAACACAGGACCTGTGGGGGCAAAGGGCGAAAAGGGGGAGGTGGGTGTGGCTGGACGTCAAGGGGTGCAAGGGAACACAGGGCCTAAAGGTGATCAGGGTGATATGGGAATGATGGGAATGCCTGGTCCATGCAGCCCCACTATCCAATCAGCTTTCTGTGCTGCGATGAATACCGTGCTCCCGCCCCCCAACATGCCAGTGGCCTTCACACGGGTCATCTACAACTTGCAGCAGCACTATAACCCAACCACTGGCATCTACATGGCGCCCATTAATGGCACCTATGTCTTTAGCTACCACCTAGTGGCCTCCGGCCGCATCCTCAAGGTTGGCCTGTTCTGGAACTTCCAGCCTGTGGTGAAGAGCACAGAGGTGAGCGACCTGGGCTCCACCTCTCAGCAGGTGACGCTGCACCTGAGTGAGGGAGACAGGGTGTGGCTGCAGGTGCGCGACACCAGCAGTAATGGCTTGTACACCAGCAGTGAGTCCAGCAGCACCTTCAGCGGATACCTGCTGTACCCAGACAGCTGCGACGAGATATCTGGCAAAGACTTCGTCCTGCCAGGGCCAGAGATACATGAGGAGTACAGCTGGGAGGGAAATTGGCACACTTAG